One part of the Catharus ustulatus isolate bCatUst1 unplaced genomic scaffold, bCatUst1.pri.v2 scaffold_93_arrow_ctg1, whole genome shotgun sequence genome encodes these proteins:
- the RPS18 gene encoding 40S ribosomal protein S18 has translation MSLVIPEKFQHILRVLNTNIDGRRKIAFAITAIKGVGRRYAHVVLRKADIDLTKRAGELTEDEVERVITIMQNPRQYKIPDWFLNRQKDVKDGKYSQVLANGLDNKLREDLERLKKIRAHRGLRHFWGLRVRGQHTKTTGRRGRTVGVSKKK, from the exons TCGCTGGTGATCCCCGAGAAGTTCCAGCACATTCTGCGCGTGCTCAACACCAACATCGACGGGCGCCGCAAGATCGCCTTCGCCATCACCGCCATcaag ggcgtGGGGCGCCGTTACGCTCACGTCGTTCTGCGCAAAGCCGACATCGACCTGACCAAACGGGCTGGGGAGCTCACCGAGGAtgag gtggaGAGGGTGATCACCATCATGCAGAACCCCCGGCAGTACAAGATCCCAGACTGGTTCCTCAACCGACAGAAGGACGTCAAGGACGGAAAATACTCCCAG GTCCTGGCCAACGGGCTGGATAACAAACTGCGCGAGGACCTGGAGCGCCTGAAGAAAATCCGCGCCCACCGCGGCCTGCGCCACTTCTGGGG gcTCAGGGTGCGAGGGCAGCACACGAAAACCACCGGGAGGCGCGGCCGGACCGTGGGAGTGTCCaagaaaaaatga